TGTCaagtcaaattatatttgtcatatgcgccaaacacaacaggtgtagactttaccgtgaagtgcttacttacgagccctttcccaacattgcAAACTTAAAAACGAAGAAAATTTGCTAATAAAAAttgaaaatagtaacacaataaataacaataacgaggccatATAGAAGGAGTACTGGTACcgggtcaatgtgcaggggtacaaagtaattgaggtaatgtaggtagggataaaagtgactaggcaatcaggattgATAATAAACAgattagcagcagcgtatgtggagaatgtgaaagtgtgtgtgggtggcgtcaatatgcatgtgtgtgtgttttgtgtgagtttttatgtagtgtgtgtgtagtgtgtgtgtagtgtgtgtgtgtgtgtgtgtgtgtgtgtgtgtgtgtgtgtgtgtgtgtgtgtgtgtgtgtgtgtgtgtgtgtgtgtgtgtgtgtgtgtgtgcgtgcgtgtagagtccagtgagtgtgcatagactCAGTGTAGGAGAGCcagtgcaaaaaagggtcaatgcattATTCcggttagccatttgattaactattcagcagtcttatggcttgggggtagaagctgttcagatgccttttggtcccagacttatATAGTCATCAGGCTACATTATCACTATGCAGGATCATTAGGCTACATTACCGTTCTCCTGGGCGAAGCGGGCCGCCTCGAGGAAGGTGACCTCTCTGTCAGCCTCCAGGTCTTTCTTGTTCCCACACAGGATGATGACGATGTTTGGACTGGCCAGCGTTCGAGCGTCTGTCAACCAGTTGGTCAGGGCATTGTACGTTTCCCGACTTGGttacacagacagatagacacagaAATATAATTATGTTTAAAATTAACTGATGTGGCTGCAATGGAATAAAGTGATATTATGAACTGTGACTGTTGACTTGTAATTGGTCCAAATCAGGGTCTTACCTGGTGATGTCATAAACCAGGAGAGCCCCTGCTGCCCCTCTGTAATAACTGCGAGTCACTGACCTGAAAGCAGGGGGGGAAAAGAGTCAGAGCAGACTCTTAGAACATCCAAAAATACTATCTCATGATCTAATCCAATCTATCTGATGATCAAATCCCAGTCATTTGAATGTCTCTCAAATGACCCCAGTAACGACCTCTCTCCGATCAAATGAACATCCTGCTGAGATAACATTAGACAGTCATGCACAGATGACATGCTTCCTGTTAATGTGCAGTATTTTACATTttcttattacatttttatttaactaggcaagtcagttaagatcaaattattatttacaatgacggcctaccccggccaaaccctaagccggacgacgctgggccaattgcgcgccgccctatgggactcccaatcacggcagcttgtgatacagcctggaatcgaaccagggtctgtagtgacgcctctagcattgagatgcagtgccttagaccgctgccccactCAGGAGCCCAGTAGAGCTACCTACCGGAATCGCTCCTGTCCAGCTGTGTCCCAGATCTGCAGCTTGACCGTCTTACCGGCGACCATCACCACCCGGGAGCCAAACTCCACCCCAATGGTGTGGCTGGAGTCCTGCTTGACTACATGGTACAGAACAGaaaacacagtacagtacagacaccATAGTTAATTACACTCTCTGTTACATTTGGTAGAGGAGCATTGCTGTCATCTTTCATGTTGTGTGATACAGCCTAATGTAAAAGTAGAGTAAACTTATCCAAAAACCTGGTAGTGAATACCATTACAGTACCCTACTTTAACATTACAGTACCATGTCCGTGGGGGCAGTGATCTTTAAGACATAACCTCTTTCTGGAAGTTCAACATTATCACTATGATAACAACTTGACTTACACTTGTTTTCTATAAATTGATGGAGAAGACAGGATTTCCCTGATCCTGCACTTCCAATCACCAAGAATTTAAAAAGGAAATCTGGAAAAGaataatggagaaaaaaaatcaataATAAATTTACTACATCAGACGACTACAGACTGACCACAAGGCGGAAGCCAAGAGCAGGGTGTTGTTGAAAGCCACTAGCAATGTCATTTTCTCACAAATTAAACAGAAGCAGTGGTTAGGGTTCCTGGCGACGACTGATAAAGATTTAGAAAACTAGATGTTGTAAGTAATGGTTGACAACTTGCTATAGGCGGCTATTTAGCTTGCAAGCTTCATCTTGTTTCTTGTCCCAGACGAAAGCACGGACATTAAGGTTAGGAGACAGTGAAGCCAGATATTGCTTTGCTTACCATACGTTTCTGTCATTTCCTTTGATGTCTTCAAGCTCTTCAAGTGCCGCAATGTCAATTACAAACTATTTTCTTATCAAATATGAAGACTATATTTCACAAATTGGCATAAATCCCATTTAATCAGAAGGATTCATCTCTTTTACCATCCAAGACAGAGGCATAGGGTTGACAGGACGTGATGACGAAAATTTCAACGACCTAGCTACGTAAAATGATTCGTTTACCGAGGTTGTAACTAGttaccacagtcacaaagtcaaaTTGTATATCGTAATTTAAGGTTACGGTTTGGCATAAGGTTAGTAATTTGGTTAAGGTTAgttttaaaatcagatttgaaGAACAttcattgtagaaataggcggggtttatgactttgtggctgtgctaaaTAGTGACGACCGTTTTCAGAGAGGTGTCAAGATAACTGTGGGGCATAATCTTGGACATAGCCTCTGTTGCCTGTAGCTGTTTGATCTATATTTTACTCTGACTCAACCTGTCAGTTGCAATACTTTTGATGATAACATGTATTCAGCTATTATGTGTTTTGTGGATCATTCGGTTATATTTCAGTTAtattaattgctaaattgtaattacttcgtcactacggcctatttattgccttaccttcctaatcttacctcatttgcacacactgtatactgtatagacttttctattgtgttattgactatacgtttgtttattccatgtgtaactctgtgttgttgtttgtgtcgcactacttagctttatcttggccaggtcgcagttgtaaatgataacttgttctcaactagcttacctggttaaataaaggttaaataaaataacaaaaaaatatttcTGATAATTATTTAGGCCTACCTAATCATAAAATGttgtagaattttttttttttatgaataatTAAACGATATagcctaatgtgtgtgtgtgtctgtctatctgcctgtctgtctgtcgtctttctgtctgtcctcaTCCTTTGACAGTGACATTCTGAGATGCCAAAAAATATGAATTAATAGGAGCCGTTTAGAAATGGTGAAACATTTATTCAACAATTTAAGCAAAAATCCCCCCAAAAGTTTGCCACTTTTGAGTAAGTACCCATTCACCCATTCTCACACTTACTTTGAGTAAGTACCCATTCTCACACTTACTTTGAGTAAGTACCCATTCTCACACTTTGAGTGTACTCTCAAAGTCAATTACAGTTTTGGGCATGTGGTTAGATAGCCAGTATTCACCCTGTGTTGTCTTAAGATGGCACGTGTTATGTGGtataaaaacaaatatttgacTCATGACAAGGCAAGCTTGTTGTCTTTTAGATTTAAATAAAAATTCCCTCCTGTCTTGACCTGGAGGCATAAGTGAGCGATTTCCTCTTAGATGGGCCAGCTGTAAAGTAGTAATTGGctataatttatttttaaaattaatgaaaacaaaaatttactttttgttcttaatttaatgttagggttaggcattagggttagcagtgtggttaagattaggtttaaaatctgattttatgacATTGTGGCTGTCAGCTTGTGCCTCGAGAACAAGATTTGTGACGAAAAATCttcagtaggcctatatgtaCCAAGACCAAACACTGGATTTGAAATCTTGCTTCCATTCACAGACACCACAATGAGAAAATGGAAATATAAAAGCACCAGTAGCCTCccaaatacaccccccccccccccccccttgtaccCCAACTCCCCTCGTCAGAGTTGCCCAGCCCCTGATCCCAGGTGGCATGATAAGATAAGAAGTATGAGTGACCCCCCTCTTTTCCCATAGatccccctttctctgtctcatCACTTTGActtgtgtttgtgttttggggCCGGGGTGGGAGTGGGGATTGTGGCAGGTGTAGTCGCAGGAGAGGGTCTCAGTTTACTGTACAACATCTTAAACCTGCAAAGACAAAAGGGATCCTTTCAAAACGGGGAAGTCAGTGTTTTTTAAATTGCGTCAAAAATGACATACATTAAGAGATATTTGTAATGTGGCTAGCAAAGGTTTGTTGGGTTATTGTGACATGAATGTTCTAGAACAGGATATTAAATGTCCCTGTAGGGTTTAGTGATAAACTTAGCTATATAAAAAATTAGAACAGTCATATCAGTCATTTGAACAGGCTTGTGCAGCACTTACAAGTTTTTGATTTTCCTCAGGAGGCCTCTGACCGCTTTGCTAATCCTTTTCATTCGCCCCTGTCATCCAAACACGTGTAGATTAGACAcagtcctttgctgctgttatgtGGATTACATTATAATAATCTCTCAACAAATAGTCTATGAACAACAGGAGCTCACTGCCTCACCTGCATTTGTTTGTagaacagaggaagagagaaaacacAGATGACACCtgcgaaagagacagagaaagaaatcagATCAACAAACTATGTTTACGTTATTATTTACAGATCAGAGCAGTTGAATGAAACAGGACTTATTAGGGCATAATTATCAGATGTATGAGGATGATTCTGTAGGACAGTGTGGTGTAAGACAGTCAGATAGACAGGTGTTGAGTGGATCAGTAGGGTCTCACCAACTATCACCAGGGTCAGACCATTGGTCGTGATGCCCATATAGGTCAACACGTACAGCAGCACCACAAACTGAAAACAGAGCAACAGCTTTTTAGATTGGCATTGTTTGGCAACAGAAGCGATAGCATGTGAGCTTATGAAGCAATGATTATGTTTTGTTGATGTATTGTTTAATGTTACTGATGTAAGAGCTCAGGAGAACCAGTTATGTTGTCTGATTCAAGTGCTGGTGATTATGTGACTTTGACTTCTACcttcctccccagtccccacacacatttgtatttgtattttttatggaaaaaggcagcagctactcttcctgggttccagctaaattaaggcagttatagaatttttaaaacattacaatacattcacaacagatttcacaacacattaagtgtgttccctcaggccactacacGACTACCACATatttacaacacaaaatccatgtgtaggtgtgtgtatgttattgtttctgtgtatgcatgtgtctgtgcctatgtttgtgttgcttcacagtctccgctgttccataaggtgtatttttatctctttttttaatctaattttactgcttgcatgagttacttgatgtggaatagagttccatgtagtcatggctctatgtagtactgtgcgccttccatagtctgttctggacttagggactgtgaagagacctcatTACGGTATAGTACACTGAATTTTCTCTTAGTTTTCTGAGGGACATTGGTACTGGCCCCTGACCTTGATGGAGTCCATGATGCTGTCGATGAAGAGCAGGCGTTTGATCTCTGTGACGGCGAAGGCAATCATtagcaccacctcctccaccaccaacacagtctCCTCATCTGTCAGAGAGCTGTCGTCTCCTATATAAGACCTGgtaccacacacacgcacgcacacacacacagacacacgcacaaacacatcaTCAAACAAATACCTAGTTTCAAGAAGAATGTTCTACCAACAGATGCACAGAGCCATTCACAGATGACTGTTGGTTTTTCATGCTCCAATGATTACATATTGAGGTTGAAGCATGTTTCTCTAAACTACAGCATCGTAACTGCTGTAAACTGTGCTTACTGAAAGGGGTGCACTCCTTCAGGGATCTTCCGTATCAGCTCTAGGAGTTTGTAGTAGAGGCGTAGGGGGAAGGTGAGACACATGATGGAGATACACAGGTAGGACAGCATGGTGACGGAACTGAGCTGGAACAGGCTAGCCAGGCCTATCACCAGCCCTGTGACCACCAGCCCTGTCTTCCCCACATCCCGCCAGTAGATCAGGTCCATTACTGCAaagagacagtgagaggatggAGCGGGTATAGATAATTAAGTCCATTATTTATTAATTCATTAATAAGTGGTGGAAGACAATAAGTgaatgggagggagagatagatgagtCGTAGAGATGAATAAGTGTGGATATCAGGACTGGTGCTCCAACTGATCTGGGTGAGCGATTTTGGGAGAGCAGTGGAGCTCACCTCATCTGAGGAAAAGAGCCGGAGGAATTCAAACCGCGCTTAATATAGAGTTGTGTACAGAGATACATAGAAAGAGAAGTAGTCTATCTTAGATGTttaatgtgttttgtgtgtttattTTGCATATTATATTTTAAAGGATTTTCTTTTGCAGTTTagtacaaaacaaacacacaaatacaatTTTTTTAAACAGCTGCCACACATATGAAATTAAGTATTGCTTAAGCAAGACATGGGACAAGAATAGAGCAACAATGACAGTTACAACAACAGTAAATGTTCCAATTCAGTGTTCACAATCAGTCTCTGAAACAGACCCCAGATCTTGAAAAGAGGAGTTAGtcctgatttttttttaaatattttccagGTTAATGTTGTTAGTCATTTCTGCTAGCCATCTACGGAATCAAGGGGGTTTGGGTGACTTCCATTCTGTGAGGATAATTTTTTTTGCAGCCACCATTCCAAACATCAGAGCCTGTTGTTCCTCATAGGACAATCTTAGAACAGACCCTGAGCAGCCAAAGAGAGAAAGTTCTGGGTCAGGTTCAATGGCCCTCTCATTTACCTTTGAATACCAAAGATGTTTCTCCAAAAATTATTGAGTAGGGGGTAGAGCCAAAAAAGATTAGTTAAAATGAACCCTCTGAGGCTTTACATTTGTCACACATCGGGGAGACCTGGGGGTAAAGTCTATGCAATTTGGTTTTGGAGTAATGAAGTCTATGCATGACTTTGTATTGTATCAATTGATATCTGGTATTGATGGAACAGGAGTGAATTCTAGAAAGGGCTTCTCCCCATAGATCATCTGAGATCTCAATATTTAACTCTTTACCCCAGGTCTCCTTGAAATGACTAGTAAAAGCCTCTGTATAGTTGGAAAAAAGGAGACTAACTGAGATGAGGTGTTTTGAGTTGGGAGGGCGCTGTAGCAAATCATAAAAATGATGTTGTACAGGGAGGGTGTCAACATTTTGAATTTTCCCTTTGATATAGTGTCTGACTTGTAAATAACggaaaaaaatgaatggaagagtttgaatgtattatttaattcaaataaaatgttattagtcacatgcgccgaaaacaacaggtgaacagtgaaatgcttacttcaaatcaaattttatttgtcacatacacatggttagcagatgttaatgcgagtgtagcaaaatgcttgtgcttctagtttcgacaatgcagtaataaccaacgagtaatcgaacctaacaatttcacaacaactaccttatacacacaagtgtaagaaattaaagaatatgtacataaaaatatatgaatgagtgatggtacagaacggcataggcaagatgcagtagatggtatagagtacagtatatacatatgagatgagtaatgtagggtatgtaaacattatatgaagtggcattgtttaaagtggctagtgatacattttttacataaatgtttacattattaaagtggctggagttgagtcagtatgttggcagcagccactcaatgttagtggtggctgtttaacagtctgatggccttgagatataagctgtttttcagtctctcggtccctgctttgatgcacctgtactgacctcgccttctggatgatagcggggtgaatagggagtggctcgggtggttgttgtccttgatgatctttatggccttcctgtgatatcgggtggtgtaggtgtcctggagggcaggtagtttgcccccggtgatgcgttgtgcagacctcactaccctctggagagccttacggttgtgggcggagcagttgccgtaccaggcggtgatacagcccgacaggaggctctcgattgtgcatctgtaaaagtttgtgagtgcttttggtgacaagccgaatttcttcagcctcctgaggttgaagaggcgctgctgcgccttcttcaccacactgtctgtgtgagtggaccactactgtcccgtcgatgtggataggggggtgctccctctgctgtttcctgaagtccacgatcatctcctttgttttgttgacgttgagtgtgaggttattttcctgacaccacactccaagggccctcacctccttcctgtaggccgtctcgtcgttgttggtaatcaagcctgccactgtagtgtcgtctgcaaacttgatgattgagttggatgcgtgcatggccacgcagtcgtgggtgaacagggagtacaggagagggctcagaacgcacccttgcggggccccagtgttgaggatcagcggggtggagatgttgttacctaccctcaccacctgggggcggcccgtcaggaagtccagtacccagttgcacagggcggggtcgagacccagggtctcgagcttgatgacgagtttggagtttactatggtgttaaatgctgagctgtagtcgatgaacagcattctcacataggtattcctcttgtccagatgggttagggcagtgtgcagtgtggttgcgattgcgtcgtctgtggacctattggggcggtgagcaaattggagtgggtctagggtgtcaggtagggtggaggtgatatggtccttgactagtctctcaaagcacttcatgatgacggaagtgagtgctacggggcggtagtcgtttagctcagttaccttagctttcttgggaacaggaacaatggtggccctcttgaagcatgtgggaacagcagactgggataaggattgattgaatatgtccgtaaacacaccagccagctggtctgcgcatgctctgaggacgcggctggggatgccgtctgggccggcagccttgcgagggttaacacgtttaaatgttttactcacgtcggctgcagtgaaggagagtctgtaggttttggtagcgggccgtgtcagtggcactgtattgtcctcaaagcgagcaaagaagttgtttagtctgtctgggagcaagacatcgtggtccacGACGGAGCTGGTTttcttttgtaatccgtgattgactgtagaccctgccacatacctctcgtgtctgagccattgaattgcgactctactttgtctctatactgacgcttagcttgtttgattgccttgcggagggaatagctacactgtttgtattcggtcatgtttccggtcaccttgctctgattaaaagcagtggttcgcgctttcagtatcgcgcgaatgctgccatcaatacacggtttctggtttggggaatgttttaatagttgctgtgggtacgacatcgccgatgcacttgctaattaactcgctcaccgaatcagcgtattcgtcaatgttgttgtttgacgcaatgcggaacatatcccagtccacgtgatcgaagcaatcttgaagagtggaatcagattggtcggaccagtgttgaacagacctgagcacgggagcttcctgttttagtttctgtctataggctgggagcaacaaaatggagtcgtggtcagattttcccgaaaggagggcggcggagggccttatatgcgtcgcagaagttagaataacaatgatccagggttttaccagccctggttgcacaatcgatatgctgatagaatttagggagtcttgttttcagattagccttgttaaaatccccagctacaatgaatgcagcctcgggatatgtggtttccattttacatagagtcaaatgaagttcgttcagggccatcgatgtgtctgcttggggggaatatatgcggttgtgattataatcgaagataattctcttggtagataatgcggtcgacatttgattgtgaggaattctaagtcaggtgaacagaaggacatGAGTTCCTGTAtgatgttatgatcacaccacgtctcgttaatcataaggcataccccctgcccttcttcttaccagaaagatgcttgtttctgtcgacgcaatgcgtgaagaaaccagctggctgtaccgactccgatagcgtgtcttgagtgagccatgtttccgtgaagcccctagccaacaatgcagtttaaacaaTATATGaaaaagaataagagataaaagtaacaagtaattaaagagcagcagtaaaataacaatagcgagactatatacaggggggtatcaatacagagtcaatgtgcgggggcaccggttagttgaggtagtatgtacatgtaggtagagttattaaagtgactatgcatagatgacaaaagagagtagcagtggtgtaaagaggggatgggggggtactgcaaatagtctgggtggccttTTGACTTGAtgttcatgagtcttatggcttgggggtagaagctgtttaaaagcctcttggacctagacttggcgctccggtaccgcttgccgtgcggtagcagagagaacagtctttgattcgggtggttggagtctttgacaatttttagggccttcctctgacaccgcctggtatagaggtcctggatggctgtttggccccag
The sequence above is a segment of the Salvelinus alpinus chromosome 1, SLU_Salpinus.1, whole genome shotgun sequence genome. Coding sequences within it:
- the LOC139534439 gene encoding ras-related protein Rab-4B-like isoform X1, giving the protein MTETYDFLFKFLVIGSAGSGKSCLLHQFIENKFKQDSSHTIGVEFGSRVVMVAGKTVKLQIWDTAGQERFRSVTRSYYRGAAGALLVYDITSRETYNALTNWLTDARTLASPNIVIILCGNKKDLEADREVTFLEAARFAQENELMFLETSALTGENVEEAFLKCGRTILNKIESGELDPERMGSGIQYGDTTVRQLRQSPQAGSAQGRDQCNC
- the LOC139534439 gene encoding ras-related protein Rab-4B-like isoform X2, producing MTETYVKQDSSHTIGVEFGSRVVMVAGKTVKLQIWDTAGQERFRSVTRSYYRGAAGALLVYDITSRETYNALTNWLTDARTLASPNIVIILCGNKKDLEADREVTFLEAARFAQENELMFLETSALTGENVEEAFLKCGRTILNKIESGELDPERMGSGIQYGDTTVRQLRQSPQAGSAQGRDQCNC
- the LOC139534454 gene encoding reticulon-1-A-like; the encoded protein is MAIKVMDLIYWRDVGKTGLVVTGLVIGLASLFQLSSVTMLSYLCISIMCLTFPLRLYYKLLELIRKIPEGVHPFQSYIGDDSSLTDEETVLVVEEVVLMIAFAVTEIKRLLFIDSIMDSIKFVVLLYVLTYMGITTNGLTLVIVGVICVFSLPLFYKQMQGRMKRISKAVRGLLRKIKNLFKMLYSKLRPSPATTPATIPTPTPAPKHKHKSK